The following are from one region of the Streptomyces changanensis genome:
- the map gene encoding type I methionyl aminopeptidase, whose amino-acid sequence MIEILNPTLLARARNTGALVADILQTLKSRSVIGTNLLDIDRWAKAMIVEAGATSCYVDYEPSFGRGPFGHHICTGVNDAALHGRPHDYTLADGDLLTLDLAVSTGGVAADAAISFIVGDVRPPESVAMISTTERALAAGIAAAGPGARIGDISHAIGTVLSEAGYPINTEFGGHGIGSTMHQDPHVSNTGRPGRGYKLRPGLLLALEPWVMADTAQLVTDADGWTLRSATGCRAAHSEHTIAITHDGAEILTLPRQDQP is encoded by the coding sequence GTGATCGAGATTCTGAACCCCACCCTGCTGGCCCGGGCAAGAAACACAGGTGCCCTGGTCGCCGACATCCTGCAGACGCTGAAGAGCCGCAGCGTGATCGGCACGAACCTTCTGGACATCGACCGGTGGGCCAAGGCCATGATCGTCGAGGCCGGAGCCACGTCTTGTTATGTCGACTACGAGCCATCCTTCGGACGCGGCCCGTTCGGTCACCACATCTGCACAGGCGTCAACGACGCCGCACTCCACGGACGGCCGCACGACTACACGCTTGCTGACGGCGATCTGCTGACCCTCGACCTCGCCGTCTCCACAGGTGGAGTCGCTGCAGACGCCGCCATCAGCTTCATCGTGGGCGACGTAAGACCCCCGGAGAGCGTCGCGATGATCAGTACAACCGAACGCGCGCTGGCCGCAGGGATCGCCGCTGCCGGGCCCGGGGCTCGCATCGGCGACATATCCCATGCCATCGGCACGGTCCTCAGTGAGGCCGGCTACCCGATCAACACCGAGTTCGGAGGTCACGGCATCGGATCGACGATGCACCAGGACCCGCACGTCTCGAACACCGGACGGCCGGGCCGTGGATACAAACTGCGCCCCGGGCTGCTGCTGGCACTGGAGCCGTGGGTCATGGCGGACACCGCTCAACTCGTCACTGATGCCGATGGGTGGACGCTCCGCAGCGCGACAGGCTGCCGGGCAGCACACAGTGAGCACACGATCGCTATCACTCATGACGGAGCCGAGATTCTCACCTTGCCGAGGCAGGATCAGCCGTGA
- a CDS encoding pentapeptide repeat-containing protein: MLVSTLMTASRRPRSVPNDQELRLWKVGRALTVTFVAAILGAGCVFYSLVVLLDFQEIDSTAKLDAKTLFDLVKLSFGVVAGAGALVALVVAYRRQRVDEAGAHREATRLHTERFSQAVDKLGSESPAVRLGGVHALAGLADDAPDHSLRQTCIDVLCAYLQLPFTPDPGNDPAHQEEHHRYLAFRNVRHTILRLIGDHYRRPQGTHRSWQGCDLDLTGVTIDCNTDFSRAVFSGGTVSFDDVVFSGGAMSFDGAVFSGGKVSFRRTTFSGGKVSFRRAVFSGGTVSLVDATFSGGTVSFDHTTFLSGKVFLDGATFLSGRVSFGCAVFSGGTVSFGAAEFSGGTVSFRRAEFSGGRVVFGGALFSGGTVAFGLAAFSRGAVSFRGATFSGDEVSFTSVRFFGGDVSFGEATGPAPSGLLAAVITASVPVVLPSAWLPVNP, from the coding sequence GTGCTTGTCTCCACCCTCATGACAGCCAGCCGAAGGCCGCGATCCGTCCCGAATGATCAGGAGTTGCGACTATGGAAGGTCGGCCGGGCCCTGACCGTCACCTTCGTCGCCGCGATCCTGGGCGCAGGCTGCGTTTTCTACAGCTTGGTTGTCCTGCTGGACTTCCAGGAGATCGACAGCACCGCGAAGCTCGACGCCAAGACGCTCTTCGACTTGGTGAAACTTTCCTTCGGCGTGGTTGCCGGGGCCGGCGCGCTCGTCGCCCTCGTCGTCGCCTACCGCCGCCAGCGCGTCGACGAAGCCGGCGCCCACCGCGAAGCCACCCGCCTCCACACCGAACGCTTCTCCCAGGCTGTCGACAAACTCGGCTCCGAGTCCCCAGCCGTCCGACTCGGCGGCGTCCACGCCTTGGCCGGCCTCGCCGACGACGCTCCCGACCACAGCCTGCGTCAGACATGCATCGACGTTCTGTGCGCCTACCTCCAGCTTCCCTTCACCCCTGACCCCGGCAACGACCCCGCCCACCAAGAGGAACACCACCGCTATCTGGCTTTTCGCAACGTCCGGCACACGATCCTGCGCCTCATCGGCGACCATTACCGACGCCCCCAGGGAACTCACCGCTCCTGGCAGGGATGCGACCTCGATCTCACCGGCGTCACCATCGACTGCAACACAGACTTCAGCCGCGCGGTGTTCTCCGGCGGCACGGTGTCCTTCGACGACGTGGTGTTCTCCGGCGGTGCGATGTCCTTCGATGGCGCGGTGTTCTCCGGCGGCAAGGTGTCCTTCCGCCGGACGACGTTCTCCGGGGGCAAGGTGTCCTTCCGCCGCGCGGTGTTCTCCGGCGGCACGGTGTCCCTCGTGGACGCGACGTTCTCCGGCGGCACGGTGTCCTTCGACCACACGACGTTCCTCAGCGGCAAGGTGTTCCTTGACGGCGCGACGTTCCTCAGCGGCAGGGTGTCCTTCGGCTGTGCGGTGTTCTCCGGCGGCACGGTGTCCTTCGGCGCCGCGGAGTTCTCCGGCGGCACGGTGTCTTTCCGTCGCGCGGAGTTCTCCGGTGGCAGGGTGGTCTTCGGCGGTGCGTTGTTCTCCGGTGGCACGGTGGCCTTCGGCCTCGCGGCGTTCTCCAGGGGCGCGGTGTCGTTCCGCGGCGCGACGTTCTCCGGTGACGAGGTGTCCTTCACCAGCGTGAGGTTCTTCGGCGGCGACGTGTCCTTCGGCGAAGCGACGGGTCCAGCCCCCTCAGGGCTGCTCGCTGCTGTCATCACTGCTTCTGTGCCGGTCGTCCTTCCCTCTGCTTGGCTTCCCGTGAATCCATAG
- a CDS encoding FG-GAP repeat domain-containing protein, producing the protein MIHVRPARQQLVAAVSTVVAVTVGAGLVTAPAIAATPTAAVAAAAGSADARATVDGVISLPRTDQILSVGPTGFLSVERRWDHTYYRWTSTVDGTTTTLPEWYSGYRGGGSDTVVAKEDGTTRYLLHDMSSPGSDPAVVNQTDTRLFWKGVVGRTLVFSSWDSQSKVGQLRLIGEGNQAGSDRQVTGLTPNARVQSVEALSDSSALVRYVSADADTDRSYLAVVDVATASVVEKREVGVSAYDTDMALSGDRWVWVDAPTSAHAKLMHATRDGSGSTPAVEAADLGNSVRPHIGVLGDWVTYAAPGGAAATEASPRFALSAVSLVDGATVKLLDHASSTVPTADGALLVRGGTVAHGEGVYRIALGADGKPAATLIASTGEPTALTLHTAATPQVVDLDQNNGQALLRWVLSRTNAQGSVTVRHVATGRSVRHDFAQAAAYEGKGSVDFRWDGMLPNAQGMKEFAPSGDYAWDFTASPLNGIGPDVAQTGTFKVARTAGLHDYTDNSTPDLLSRDAAGVLWRDDSAKVASAPQPYSTGRVKVGGGWQIYNQLEAVGNIAGSPAGDLVARDKDGVLWLYQGNGNGNFAARTKIGVGWQIYPSMTGGSDLDGDGKSDLLATDAAGDVWFYRGTGSASAPFASRKKIDSGWGIYNQLTATGHITGTSAGDLVARDKAGVLWLYEGKGDGTFAPRTRIGAGWGVFTHLVGIGDADRDGRADLYAVGTSGAKFYAGTGDTAAPFKPAAPGNLLWDSAPVDSVL; encoded by the coding sequence TTGATCCACGTTCGTCCCGCCCGACAGCAACTCGTCGCGGCCGTCTCCACCGTTGTGGCCGTGACCGTCGGTGCGGGCCTCGTGACGGCGCCCGCGATCGCCGCGACGCCCACCGCCGCCGTCGCCGCGGCCGCCGGATCCGCCGACGCCCGGGCGACCGTCGACGGCGTGATCTCCCTTCCCCGCACCGACCAGATCCTCAGTGTCGGCCCGACCGGGTTTCTGTCGGTGGAGCGCCGATGGGACCACACGTACTACCGCTGGACCAGCACCGTCGACGGCACCACCACGACGCTCCCGGAGTGGTACAGCGGGTACCGCGGTGGCGGTTCCGACACCGTCGTCGCCAAGGAGGACGGCACGACCCGGTACCTGCTCCATGACATGTCGTCGCCGGGCAGCGACCCCGCGGTCGTCAACCAGACCGACACCCGGCTCTTCTGGAAGGGCGTGGTCGGCAGGACTCTCGTCTTCTCGTCCTGGGACAGCCAGAGCAAGGTGGGCCAGCTCCGTCTGATCGGCGAGGGGAACCAGGCGGGCAGCGACCGGCAGGTGACCGGCCTCACGCCGAACGCGAGGGTCCAGAGCGTCGAGGCCCTGTCGGACAGCTCGGCGCTCGTCCGGTACGTCTCGGCGGACGCCGACACCGACCGCTCCTACCTCGCCGTCGTGGACGTCGCCACCGCCTCCGTCGTCGAGAAGCGGGAGGTGGGCGTGTCCGCGTACGACACCGACATGGCCCTCTCCGGGGACCGCTGGGTCTGGGTCGACGCCCCGACGTCCGCGCACGCCAAGCTCATGCACGCCACCCGCGACGGTTCGGGGAGCACGCCGGCCGTGGAGGCGGCCGACCTGGGCAACTCCGTCCGCCCGCACATCGGCGTCCTGGGGGACTGGGTCACGTACGCGGCTCCGGGCGGCGCCGCCGCGACCGAAGCGTCCCCGCGCTTCGCGCTCAGTGCCGTCAGCCTCGTCGACGGAGCCACGGTCAAGCTCCTCGACCACGCCTCGTCCACCGTCCCCACCGCCGACGGCGCGCTCCTGGTGCGCGGCGGTACGGTCGCCCACGGCGAGGGGGTCTACCGGATCGCACTCGGGGCGGACGGCAAGCCCGCCGCCACGCTCATCGCGAGCACCGGTGAGCCGACCGCGCTCACGTTGCACACCGCGGCCACTCCCCAGGTCGTCGACCTCGACCAGAACAACGGTCAGGCCCTGCTCCGCTGGGTGCTCTCCCGGACCAACGCCCAGGGCTCGGTGACGGTGCGTCATGTCGCCACGGGCCGCAGCGTGCGGCACGACTTCGCGCAGGCGGCCGCCTACGAGGGCAAGGGATCCGTCGACTTCCGCTGGGACGGGATGCTCCCCAACGCCCAGGGCATGAAGGAGTTCGCGCCCAGCGGCGACTACGCCTGGGACTTCACCGCCTCCCCGCTCAACGGCATCGGCCCGGACGTCGCGCAGACCGGCACCTTCAAGGTCGCCCGCACGGCCGGCCTGCACGACTACACGGACAACAGCACACCAGACCTGCTCTCCCGTGACGCCGCGGGCGTGCTGTGGCGCGACGACTCGGCCAAGGTGGCGTCCGCGCCGCAGCCGTACTCGACGGGGCGGGTGAAGGTCGGCGGCGGCTGGCAGATCTACAACCAGCTGGAGGCCGTCGGGAACATCGCCGGCAGCCCGGCCGGCGACCTCGTCGCCCGTGACAAGGACGGCGTGCTCTGGCTCTACCAGGGCAACGGAAACGGCAACTTCGCCGCCCGTACGAAGATCGGCGTCGGCTGGCAGATCTACCCCAGCATGACCGGCGGCAGTGACCTCGACGGCGACGGGAAGTCCGACCTCCTCGCCACCGACGCCGCCGGCGACGTGTGGTTCTACAGGGGCACGGGCAGCGCGAGCGCGCCGTTCGCATCCCGCAAGAAGATCGACTCGGGCTGGGGGATCTACAACCAGCTCACCGCCACCGGCCACATCACCGGCACCTCCGCCGGAGACCTCGTCGCCCGCGACAAGGCCGGCGTCCTGTGGCTGTACGAGGGCAAGGGCGACGGCACCTTCGCGCCGCGTACCAGGATCGGCGCGGGCTGGGGCGTCTTCACCCACCTCGTCGGCATCGGCGACGCCGACCGCGACGGGCGGGCCGATCTCTACGCGGTCGGAACCTCGGGCGCCAAGTTCTACGCGGGCACCGGCGACACGGCGGCCCCCTTCAAGCCCGCTGCCCCGGGCAACCTGCTCTGGGACTCGGCACCCGTCGACTCGGTTCTCTGA
- a CDS encoding neutral zinc metallopeptidase, producing the protein MKLTASIRFFASGLLLASTVVGCTPAASSPGGGRAAPATVPPDDITERLGDQHVPPAQEGASVLQSSGQPTQEVVAAYVTDVVQDADRLWTDFFTRQMNLREPLVSYVVITPEQQPIRSKCPAPGGGPLDIAHDTPNAYYCSADERSPGYLGTIYLPVTTMQKMWTGKVLGNISKRGGDFAAAIVTAHEFGHHVVDELHAQYSERDQVAYGRPAGKWTELIADCMAGVWATHAYHSGYLTAENYEEAVSALEAIGDYQYYAPDHHGTPQERKEALLTGYNGIPNRHAPGAPSACVEKYWKTG; encoded by the coding sequence ATGAAGCTGACTGCGTCCATACGCTTTTTCGCCAGCGGGCTCCTGCTGGCGAGCACTGTTGTGGGGTGCACGCCTGCGGCATCTTCCCCTGGTGGGGGGCGCGCGGCACCCGCTACCGTGCCGCCGGATGACATCACCGAAAGGCTGGGTGACCAGCACGTGCCACCGGCGCAGGAGGGTGCTTCCGTACTGCAAAGCTCTGGGCAGCCGACCCAAGAGGTCGTGGCGGCCTACGTGACCGACGTCGTCCAAGACGCCGACAGGCTTTGGACCGACTTCTTCACGCGACAGATGAATCTTCGTGAGCCATTGGTGAGCTACGTGGTCATCACCCCCGAGCAGCAACCGATTCGCAGCAAGTGCCCCGCGCCGGGAGGCGGCCCTCTCGATATCGCTCATGACACGCCCAACGCTTACTACTGCTCGGCCGACGAGCGTTCCCCCGGCTACTTGGGAACCATCTATCTACCCGTCACCACCATGCAGAAGATGTGGACAGGAAAGGTCCTGGGGAACATCTCGAAGCGGGGAGGGGACTTCGCCGCTGCCATCGTGACCGCTCACGAATTCGGTCACCACGTAGTCGACGAACTCCATGCGCAGTACAGCGAACGCGACCAAGTCGCCTACGGGCGTCCGGCTGGGAAGTGGACTGAGCTGATCGCCGACTGCATGGCGGGCGTGTGGGCGACCCACGCCTACCACAGCGGCTACCTCACGGCCGAAAACTATGAAGAGGCCGTCTCCGCATTGGAGGCGATCGGGGACTACCAGTACTACGCACCCGACCACCACGGCACACCGCAAGAGCGCAAGGAAGCGCTCCTCACCGGGTACAACGGCATCCCAAATCGCCACGCCCCTGGAGCGCCAAGCGCGTGCGTGGAGAAATACTGGAAAACGGGTTGA
- a CDS encoding helix-turn-helix domain-containing protein, whose product MVRLPLTPAEVERGERLGALLRRARGERSMLDTALAARISPETLRKIETGRVATPAFPTIAAIADVLGLSLDAVWAEISQPERGLGATESGHQTQERLAS is encoded by the coding sequence ATGGTCAGATTGCCGCTCACTCCCGCAGAAGTCGAACGCGGAGAACGCCTCGGCGCCCTCCTGCGACGGGCCAGGGGAGAGCGCTCGATGCTCGATACCGCCCTGGCCGCACGGATCTCACCGGAAACCCTCCGGAAGATCGAGACGGGCCGCGTGGCCACCCCTGCCTTCCCGACCATCGCAGCGATCGCCGACGTCCTCGGCCTCTCACTCGACGCGGTGTGGGCCGAGATCAGCCAGCCCGAACGTGGCCTGGGAGCGACCGAATCCGGTCATCAAACACAAGAGCGGCTGGCCTCGTAG
- a CDS encoding DUF6624 domain-containing protein, translating to MAHDVAALAVELADMASADHQSAFRANSDDPAEQLAWRRLTARHGDRLGEIMDEYGWPTAELVGEEAARAAWLIAQHADRQLDVQRRALHLMQQAVSAGSASPRELAFLRDRTLVNEGRKQVYGTQIAGVKDGVPTPWPCEEPERMNELRAEVGIEPFDEYVAKFPLV from the coding sequence GTGGCGCACGACGTTGCCGCACTGGCCGTGGAGCTCGCGGACATGGCCTCGGCCGATCACCAGTCCGCGTTCCGCGCGAACAGCGATGACCCTGCCGAGCAGCTGGCCTGGCGGCGGCTGACCGCCCGGCACGGTGACCGGCTGGGCGAGATCATGGACGAATACGGCTGGCCGACGGCAGAACTGGTCGGTGAAGAGGCCGCACGTGCAGCATGGCTGATCGCCCAGCACGCCGACCGGCAGCTCGATGTTCAGCGGCGCGCCCTCCATCTGATGCAGCAGGCGGTGTCGGCAGGCTCGGCCAGCCCGCGCGAGCTGGCCTTCCTGCGCGACCGCACGCTGGTCAATGAGGGCCGCAAGCAGGTCTACGGCACTCAAATCGCCGGCGTGAAGGACGGGGTACCGACTCCGTGGCCCTGTGAAGAGCCCGAGCGTATGAACGAACTCCGTGCAGAAGTCGGCATCGAACCCTTCGACGAGTACGTTGCCAAGTTCCCCCTGGTCTGA
- a CDS encoding LysE/ArgO family amino acid transporter, whose amino-acid sequence MSSGILPAAIAGFGTGLSLIVAIGAQNAFVLRQGARGQAVFAVVGICAVSDAVLIALGVAGLGAVVGAWPAALTAVGLAGGGFLICYGVLAARRAMRPAAGQALTTKGALAGSVRTAVLTCLAMTWLNPHVYLDTVLLLGSVAADRGSLRWVFGLGAMLASLVWFTGLGYGARLLSGVLSRPIAWRVLDTLVAATMLAMGAMLLARTL is encoded by the coding sequence ATGAGCAGCGGCATTCTTCCGGCGGCCATCGCCGGCTTCGGTACAGGCTTGTCCCTCATCGTCGCCATCGGCGCACAGAACGCGTTCGTGCTGCGGCAGGGAGCGCGCGGGCAGGCGGTTTTTGCGGTGGTAGGCATCTGTGCCGTATCCGACGCGGTCCTCATCGCCCTCGGCGTTGCCGGGCTTGGGGCCGTGGTCGGCGCGTGGCCCGCAGCACTGACCGCGGTCGGCTTGGCCGGCGGCGGCTTCCTGATCTGCTACGGCGTTCTGGCTGCTCGCCGAGCAATGCGACCTGCCGCCGGACAAGCGCTGACGACGAAGGGCGCCCTGGCGGGTTCCGTCCGCACCGCGGTGCTCACTTGCCTGGCCATGACCTGGCTCAACCCGCACGTCTACCTGGACACCGTGCTGCTGCTGGGCTCGGTCGCCGCCGACCGCGGCTCACTGCGCTGGGTCTTCGGCCTGGGCGCGATGCTGGCGAGCTTGGTGTGGTTCACAGGTCTCGGCTACGGCGCCCGACTCCTCAGCGGCGTCCTGTCTCGCCCCATCGCCTGGCGAGTGCTGGACACCTTGGTCGCAGCCACCATGCTCGCGATGGGTGCCATGCTCCTGGCCCGCACCCTGTGA
- a CDS encoding LysR family transcriptional regulator ArgP — MTELPLDQVRTLLAVVDEGTFDAAAAALHVTPSAVSQRVKALEQRTGRVLLMRTKPVRPTESGQVVVRFARQLTTLERDAQRELGLAARPHGTRLPIAVNADSLATWFLPALTRVPQSPPICFDLHREDEAHTAALLREGKVMAAVTSSAEPVVGCTVRPLGLARYLPVASPRFAAHHLSNGPLERCLPDAPVILFDRRDELQDRFVRSLTPDGSGAGRLRHHVPTSEGFCDAVAAGLGWGLVPEPQAEPLLQSGALTQLSPGRPVDVPLYWQQWKLDVPALELVAKTIAAAAAESLHTPD, encoded by the coding sequence ATGACTGAGCTCCCCCTCGACCAGGTGCGTACGCTGCTCGCCGTCGTCGACGAGGGCACCTTCGACGCTGCCGCTGCGGCTCTGCATGTGACACCTTCCGCGGTCAGCCAGAGGGTCAAAGCGCTCGAACAGCGCACCGGCCGGGTGCTACTGATGCGCACGAAGCCGGTCCGACCGACAGAGTCCGGGCAGGTGGTGGTGCGCTTCGCGCGCCAGCTGACCACCCTGGAGCGGGATGCTCAGAGGGAACTGGGACTCGCAGCCCGGCCGCACGGGACCCGGCTGCCGATCGCGGTGAACGCGGATTCCCTGGCCACCTGGTTCCTCCCGGCCCTCACACGGGTGCCCCAGAGCCCGCCGATCTGCTTCGACCTGCACCGCGAGGACGAGGCCCACACCGCGGCGCTGCTGCGCGAGGGGAAAGTGATGGCGGCCGTGACGTCGTCGGCCGAGCCCGTGGTGGGCTGCACGGTGCGCCCGTTGGGTCTGGCGCGATACCTGCCGGTGGCCAGCCCGCGGTTCGCAGCGCACCACCTGTCGAACGGCCCGCTCGAGCGCTGCCTGCCCGACGCGCCAGTGATCCTTTTCGACCGGCGTGACGAGCTGCAGGACCGGTTCGTCCGATCCCTCACGCCTGACGGGTCGGGCGCCGGCCGGCTCCGGCACCACGTGCCCACGTCGGAGGGCTTCTGTGACGCAGTGGCCGCCGGTCTTGGCTGGGGCTTGGTCCCGGAACCACAAGCGGAACCGTTGCTGCAGTCGGGCGCCCTCACGCAGTTGTCGCCAGGGCGCCCCGTGGATGTGCCGCTCTACTGGCAACAGTGGAAGCTCGATGTGCCGGCGCTCGAACTCGTGGCCAAGACCATCGCCGCCGCAGCAGCCGAATCCCTGCACACTCCGGATTGA
- a CDS encoding PLP-dependent cysteine synthase family protein, with translation MTVPELEVLPYEAEMTRGALASPGPAMGAGDEPPGAQDLDNRHYQDQRTWVAERGTRILQMPHTPTPLREIRLPDALAGLKLYIKDETAHPSQSHKHRLAEALFLNALVNGWLTSGHPVVEASSGSTAISEAWFCRELGLPFVAVVPVGTADRKKKKITELGGKVEEVPGPEISSVARKIARETGGHFMDQFTYAERAYDWRGKHSLAAEVIGAVDPDWFVMGAGTGGTVTSLARHARFTNRKVKVCVTDPENSAFFPGWRENNRGATARGSRIEGIGRPVVEPSFLFPLVNRMIQVPDPASIATMRVAADRLGVRPGASTGTALFGALKILHEMHERGERGTVVTVLCDPGERYLDTYYDDEWLRQRGIDHTPWLPVIETFLDNGVWALPTTWPEPSRPAAVLWNM, from the coding sequence GTGACGGTGCCAGAACTCGAGGTGCTGCCTTACGAGGCGGAGATGACGCGCGGCGCGCTCGCATCACCGGGCCCGGCCATGGGGGCCGGCGACGAGCCGCCCGGTGCGCAGGATCTCGACAACAGGCACTACCAGGATCAGCGGACGTGGGTGGCCGAACGCGGCACGCGCATTCTGCAGATGCCGCACACGCCGACCCCGCTGCGGGAGATCAGGCTTCCGGATGCACTGGCCGGGTTGAAGCTGTACATCAAGGACGAGACAGCTCATCCATCCCAGAGCCACAAGCACCGGCTCGCCGAGGCCCTTTTCCTCAACGCCCTCGTCAACGGCTGGCTGACCAGCGGTCACCCCGTCGTGGAGGCGTCCAGCGGGTCGACGGCCATCTCCGAGGCGTGGTTCTGCCGTGAACTCGGCCTGCCCTTCGTCGCCGTTGTTCCGGTAGGTACCGCGGACAGGAAGAAAAAGAAGATCACCGAGTTGGGCGGGAAGGTCGAAGAGGTACCTGGACCCGAGATCTCGTCCGTGGCCCGGAAGATCGCCCGGGAGACCGGCGGCCACTTCATGGACCAGTTCACCTATGCAGAGCGGGCCTACGACTGGCGTGGGAAGCACAGCCTCGCGGCTGAAGTGATCGGGGCCGTGGACCCGGACTGGTTCGTGATGGGTGCCGGCACGGGCGGAACCGTGACCTCCTTGGCCCGCCACGCCCGATTCACGAACCGGAAGGTCAAGGTCTGTGTCACCGACCCGGAGAACTCCGCGTTCTTCCCCGGCTGGCGGGAGAACAACCGCGGGGCGACCGCCCGGGGGTCCCGTATCGAAGGGATCGGCCGCCCGGTGGTCGAGCCCTCCTTCCTCTTTCCGCTCGTCAACCGGATGATCCAGGTGCCGGACCCCGCGTCGATCGCCACCATGAGGGTGGCCGCCGACCGTCTGGGGGTACGACCCGGGGCATCGACCGGCACCGCCCTGTTCGGGGCGTTGAAGATCCTTCACGAGATGCACGAACGGGGTGAGCGCGGCACGGTCGTCACCGTGCTGTGCGACCCGGGCGAACGCTATCTCGACACCTACTACGACGACGAGTGGCTGAGGCAGCGCGGGATCGATCACACCCCGTGGCTCCCGGTGATCGAGACCTTCCTCGACAACGGCGTCTGGGCGCTACCGACGACCTGGCCGGAGCCTTCGCGGCCGGCGGCCGTCCTGTGGAACATGTGA
- a CDS encoding dienelactone hydrolase family protein yields MPAQKLTQTRPGAKGALLLEACVPVSEFGGAWPQGVPVQIHGMDADPFFAGEGDVDAARAVVRAAADAELFLCPGDRHLFTDSSLPSYDEQSAMRVHHRVLGFLDRVE; encoded by the coding sequence CTGCCGGCGCAGAAGCTGACCCAGACCCGCCCCGGCGCGAAGGGCGCGCTGCTGCTCGAGGCGTGCGTCCCGGTCTCGGAGTTCGGCGGCGCCTGGCCCCAGGGCGTCCCGGTCCAGATTCACGGCATGGACGCGGATCCGTTCTTCGCCGGGGAGGGGGACGTGGACGCCGCCCGAGCGGTCGTCAGGGCGGCTGCCGATGCCGAGCTGTTCCTCTGCCCCGGTGACAGGCACCTGTTCACCGACAGCAGCCTCCCGTCCTACGACGAACAGTCCGCGATGAGGGTTCACCACCGGGTGCTCGGCTTCCTCGACCGCGTCGAGTAG
- a CDS encoding methyltransferase domain-containing protein: MSVEEHARRQAAAMERNGCWPGHSPWVRSAMTALPRHVFTPDTVWTWDGHAWEPLTRSVDEKRWAAAVYQGPFDATVTQLEGGLPSSSLSCPSVVADMLDSLRLDPGHRVLELGTGTGWNAALLAHRAGPGVVTSVEVDLHLAAEAERRLAAAGLVVAVHVGDGAAGWLQGSPFDRVIATYAVEEVPWAWVEQTRPGGRIVTPWGRLGHVALTVADDGASAEGWVQGLGMFMPARGVEQGLELHRVRERHPCGPKDAVFGRAAAGLADASLLFALRVLLPDVRVSTDRGAAAATAWLHDAHSSWACLTDHPDGRTTVERGGPRHLHEEIAGAWEQWEQAGRPSLYDFGMTRTEHEQWIWSEVDGVRRRWEPTLAPRPVPGAAA; encoded by the coding sequence GTGAGCGTCGAGGAGCACGCGCGGCGGCAGGCAGCCGCCATGGAGCGCAACGGCTGCTGGCCAGGGCACTCGCCGTGGGTCCGTTCCGCCATGACCGCCCTGCCGCGGCACGTATTCACGCCCGACACGGTGTGGACGTGGGACGGCCACGCGTGGGAGCCGCTGACGCGGTCGGTCGATGAGAAGCGGTGGGCCGCTGCCGTCTACCAAGGCCCGTTCGACGCCACGGTCACGCAACTCGAGGGCGGATTGCCCTCGTCGAGTCTGTCGTGCCCGTCGGTGGTCGCCGACATGCTGGACTCCCTCCGCCTCGACCCCGGCCACCGTGTCCTGGAACTCGGGACCGGGACGGGGTGGAACGCCGCTCTGCTCGCGCATCGGGCGGGGCCCGGGGTGGTGACCAGCGTGGAGGTGGACCTGCACCTGGCCGCCGAGGCGGAGCGCCGCTTGGCGGCGGCCGGGCTCGTCGTCGCCGTGCATGTCGGTGACGGCGCTGCCGGGTGGCTGCAAGGGAGTCCGTTCGACCGCGTGATCGCCACCTACGCGGTGGAGGAGGTGCCGTGGGCGTGGGTGGAACAGACCCGGCCGGGCGGACGGATCGTCACACCGTGGGGGCGCCTTGGGCACGTCGCGCTGACCGTGGCCGATGACGGGGCCTCGGCGGAGGGGTGGGTGCAGGGGCTGGGGATGTTCATGCCCGCCCGCGGCGTCGAGCAGGGCCTGGAGCTGCACCGGGTCCGCGAGCGCCATCCCTGCGGCCCCAAGGATGCCGTCTTCGGCCGGGCGGCCGCGGGGCTGGCCGACGCGAGCCTGCTGTTCGCGCTGCGCGTCCTCCTGCCCGATGTACGGGTCTCCACCGACAGAGGCGCCGCGGCGGCGACCGCCTGGCTCCACGACGCTCACTCCTCCTGGGCCTGCCTCACCGATCACCCGGACGGGCGGACGACCGTCGAGCGGGGCGGGCCACGCCACCTGCACGAGGAGATCGCCGGTGCCTGGGAGCAGTGGGAGCAAGCCGGTCGGCCCTCGCTGTACGACTTCGGCATGACCCGCACCGAGCACGAACAGTGGATCTGGAGCGAGGTCGACGGGGTACGCCGCCGCTGGGAGCCGACCTTGGCGCCCCGGCCCGTACCCGGCGCCGCCGCCTGA